The segment aaaggaacaaagaaacgGATCAAcgaagggacaaaaaaaaaaaaaaaaaaaaaaaaaaaaaaaaaccaccctatTCCTTAATTTCACCGAAAAGAGCAAGAAGAATAAGCAGCAAGTTCAAAGAATGCCCAGGCACCGCGGGGTCTCCTCGGTCACGGTCAGCAGGCGCAGGGTCCTGGAGTCACCTGATGCCGGCGGCGGCCGGGAGACGAGGAGGTCTGGACCTGGAAGGAAGCGTTACTGTTCACTGCCCCGTCTTAGGAGCTGGGCTGCACGACTGTGTGACTCCGAAAGGCCTGAGGCGAGGGTCGCGCCAGGCCCAGAAGGCTGGCTTGTTGATTAGGGGTCCTAGGCTGCCGGAAGCGCTTCTTCTCAATCGGGCTATGCCACAGGAAGTTATTACAATTCGGTTGCAACCTCTAAAGATGTCCCCGTTCTCACAGCACCTTGGGCACCTTTCTCTGTTTTCCCGTCCCGTGATATTCACCTCTTCGTAACGTTGTGGGTGGTGAAGCAGCAATTCCGCTATCGCTGCCCAGAAAAGCCgctgggaggaaagagaggagggggggtgggggggaacttAGAGACCGAAGGGGATGGTTTCCCAGGAACAGATTTCGAGACTGCATCTGACTGAGGATGGCTGATGGTCCCTCTCAGTCCGAGCCTCTGGCTTTGCAAGAGCTCAGTGATGACTTCAAGAAGCCAACCCTGCCGGTGTCCCCAGTTATGCGGAGCAAGGCCCCGACCACCAATCCTTCAAACCCTGAAGAGGTGAAGAAGGAAAGGCCCGCGGCTCTGCTAGAGCCCGATTCCGGGGAACCTGAGGTCCCGCCAGCCCGGCCGGACAGCGGGGGCACCAGGAGTCCACCGAAGGAGCAGCCACAGCCCCCTACAGCGGCTCCTTCCCTTGGAGGCCCGGCCCGGGCTCCCCCTTACCGAGAGCCGCCGTGGGGTGGCCCCGCGACGGCCCCCTACAGCCTAGAGACACTCAAGGGCGGCACGATCCTTGGCACCCGTAGCTTGAAAGGGACGAGTTGCTGCCTTTTCGGGAGGCTGTCTAGCTGCGACGTGTGCCTGGAGCACCCTTCGGTGTCCCGGTACCACGCCGTACTGCAGCACCGGGCGTCCGGCCTCGAAGGAGAATGCGACGGCCACGGGCCGGGCTTCTACCTTTACGATCTGGGAAGCACCCACGGCACTTTTCTTAACAAAACCCGCATCCCACCCCGCACCTATTGTCGCGTCCACGTCGGGCATGTTCTTCGCTTTGGAGGCAGCACCCGGCTCTTTCTTCTTCAGGTAAGTAGAAAAACCTAGGATTGCAATCTCTGGAGTGCACCGGGCTGGGTTCCAGAGCTCCTTAAAGCTTTCACTGAGGGAGGAGATTCTCCCAGTCAGCGATGACAAAAGTGGAGGAGTCTGGGCCCTCTCCAGACCGCTCTACGCATTGCCATACTTCAGAAAGTGAATCCAGCAACCCTGAACTCTGAAAGAATTCTTTCGCTTGGTTCATCAGGGACCAGAGGAAGACCGAGAGGCAGAATCCGAGTTGACGGTAACGCAACTGAAGGAATTGCGGAAGCagcaacaaatgatgttggagaAGAAGATGTTAGGGGAAGACTCCGATGAGGAAGAAGTGGATACcgctgaaaagaagagaaatactagTAATCAAGATGATGAAATGGGCTGCACCTGGGGAATGGGTAAGAAATTAAAATTGCTGCcagagattaatattttaaattcatgactAGGGGTATCATTAATTGTTTTCTATCATACAGCTTTCATGACTTTTTGAGATAGGTGAGACAAATACAATTTGGACATGAGATTACCAAAACCCACAGAGATTTGTTAACTTTTCTGATGTCAAACAATTGAATTATGGGCACTATGGatttcttttaatgtgttttacATCACACTTCCTTGTTCAAAACTCTTCCTCAGCACACAACTAActtattatttttaccatttaaatatatataaatatatacatatagtactGACCTTGATTATCATCACTGGAGGGGATGGAGCTATATTCAATCAAATAACATGGAATGTTCAGTATAGGATAGTCCCTcaatttttttgtactttatgtAAATTCCCTGAAATGTGAAATAGCTAATCAGAGAAAGCTTGTCCCTTAGCCAGAGGAATAAATTGAATTTTCCATAATGCCAGACATTTTGGAGGATGGGTATTCAGGATCTAGGAATATAAAAAGAAGATGGCCTTAATATGTTGTTGGGAAGACTggataaatattatgaaattacTTTTGTAAGTGCAAAACAAAAGCTAGAAACCGTAAGTATGCCAGAGTAAGGGTTCAGAGAAGGGAGTAATCACTGAGGACTTAcacctgcactgtccaatatagTATCCATTACCTACATGTGGTTATTGGACACTTATGGTATGGCTAGTCCAAACTGACTTgtgctataaatgtaaaatacactcttgatttcaaagacttagtgtaaaaaaagaatgtaaaatattcataatattttttactgAATACCTGATAATAATTTTACCCATTTCTCCTTCTTAATGTGgctatgagaaaatgaaaaacttcttttttaaagattttacttatttttttagagaatgggtgtgagcagggggaagggcagagggagagggagagacagaatctgaagcagactctgcactgagtgtgtaGTCCGAGGAGGGtttcgatcccacaaccctgagatcatgacctgagccgaaatcaagagtcagactgggctacccaggcaccctgaaaatgaaaaatgtcatgTACGgctttcattatatttcttttgggCAACACTGACTTAAAATTtgggaaagtttttaaatttacaaacaGGTCTTGAGCTGGAacttgaaggaaaggaaaattagcCTCCAGGAAGCTGAGTGTTGAGTATGGTTTTCAGGGCAGAATTGATGATTTTAAGGGAGTAATGAGTTTACCAGTCTATTTGACAGATATggtaaatattaagaaattatattgGAGGCAGAGTATTAGACCCAGGTGATAGAGAGCAGGAATGCCAGGCCAAGAAGCTTAGATTTTTTTCCATGGACAGAGTGGTAGGTaggtaattttgtttttaaaatatagtgatgggggtgtctgggtggctcagtcgttaagcatctgcctttggctgaggtcatgatcccagggtcctgggatcgagccctgcatggggctccctgctcagcgggaagcctgcttctctctctgccactccccctgcttgtgttccctctgtctctgtgtctctctctgtcaaataaataaaatctttaaaaaaataataataataaaataaaatataatgatggaggaaaaaaacaaaaacaaggtgcCATGAAAACAAGTTTTAATTTGTCACACAATTTAGAAAAACTCAAGATATTTATACTGGTGATTTTGTCTttgcccccttctcccccacccccacctttcttTTCATTGATAACTGTATATTTATGCAGGCTGAATGGAAAGTGGGTGTCATTAAGACAGTCTCTTCCTatgtctgtcttttctttctttcctgtagGAGAAGATGCTGTAGAAGATGAGGCTGAAGAGAACCCCATTGTCTTAGAGTTTCAGCAGGAAAGGGAGGCTTTTTATATAAAGGATCCAAAAAAGGCTCTCCAAGGTTTTTTTGACCGAGAAGGTATGTAAACAGATTCTGACCCTGCTAGTAAAAGGTATCCATAGCAGTGTTGTTTTGTAGATCTTCAGGGTACTTagaaatgctgtattttatctGCTGTTCTCCTTAATCAGTTCTTGCTCTTGTGGTCGATTGCTTCAggtttatttggaaaatagtaaAAGTCTTGTTAGTCTTCCCATCTTGGAAAAAAGGgattgccctttttttttttttttttttttgtgactttCTCAAGTGATCCTAAACTTGGGTGGTGGGGAGATTGACctaacttcttaaaattttttgtttctaattcatCTGATCTTTTGTAATTCTTAACATGGATGTCCACTTTATATGATTTAAAGAATGTTCCCACAGAGGATTGTTTCAACAGAGGTGCTTTGAgaaaatatctgtgtgtgtgtatgaatatatatatgaattggTTACATTCTGCACTTAATATTTATGCTTCTAAAAACCAGGCAATTGTGACAAATTAACAGCTTACATCTACAACTTAAGTAAGTGTGAAAGCTGCTATGTAGTGGACAAAGCTGTTTTTAGAGAGTTGATTATTTTGATCtgagtttgcttttctttgcctCAAGttcatcctaatttttttttaaggatttatttatttattttagagagaaaatgagacagcaggcaggagggtcagagggagagagagatttcctgaagcatactccctgctgagcacagagcgcagcacagggctctgtcccaggacgttgagatcatgacctgagccgaaatcaagagttggccatttaattgactaagccagccacccaggctccccaagcgCATCCTAATTTTATTATCAGATGATAATCTGTAGGAATAAGAAGTGGAATGCTTTGAAATTTAGTGTTCAGTGTGGTACGGGAACTCGATACTCTTACTTcacctttcctctcttttccctttgtctcAACTAGTAGTTTTCAGatgttattaaaattgttttgtctttcttcctcccaCAGGAGAAGAACTAGAATATGAATTTGATGAACAGGGACATAGCACTTGGCTCTGTAGGGTGAGGTATGTTCTGTTCTCATTAATGTCCATTTCTGAAAAATGGTCAATTTCAGGTTATAGACAACAAACCCAAAGAGTAACTTTAGCCTTATTTTTAGGCTTTTCTTGAATTTGGGCCTTGATAATTTGGCATGTGGGGTGGGATGGGTCAGAGGTCTAAGGAAAAGATTTGAAGTCTGACCTTGGTAAGATAGAATGAGATGAATGGAGAGATTAAAAAGGCATGTCAAAAAATGACTATTATCACAGCATATTAGTTTTTTTCATGAGAATTGGAGCTTAGTACTGTGCTGTGATTTCCTCCAAACCAATACAGATTACCTGTGGATGATTCAACCGGAAAACAACTGGTAGCTGAGGCAAttcattcaggaaagaaaaaagaagcaatgaTCCAGTGTTCACTGGAAGCTTGTCGAATCCTTGATACTTTGGGATTGCTGCGTCAGGAGGCAGGTATGTGGGAACACTTCTTTTccttggaagaaagaaagaaaagagagggacggagagagaggggagagagataCAAATAGATggacagaggcagaaagaaaaagaaagaagagaggaaaatttaACACAGAAGGCAATAAAATATCTCTTTAGGGGGAAAGTGTAAATTGTCTAGAATTCtatgaagtgaaaagaaaagattctGTATCTCAATACCCAAAGGAAGCCATTGTTTATATTCTCCTAGACAttttttatgaatatagatgtgtGTTCAGAACTAGATCctttaataaaaagcaaacactCATACACAAATGCATTTACATTACTTATACTCTTTCGtacttacatttttaatgtaaga is part of the Neomonachus schauinslandi chromosome 10, ASM220157v2, whole genome shotgun sequence genome and harbors:
- the LOC110587267 gene encoding kanadaptin, which produces MADGPSQSEPLALQELSDDFKKPTLPVSPVMRSKAPTTNPSNPEEVKKERPAALLEPDSGEPEVPPARPDSGGTRSPPKEQPQPPTAAPSLGGPARAPPYREPPWGGPATAPYSLETLKGGTILGTRSLKGTSCCLFGRLSSCDVCLEHPSVSRYHAVLQHRASGLEGECDGHGPGFYLYDLGSTHGTFLNKTRIPPRTYCRVHVGHVLRFGGSTRLFLLQGPEEDREAESELTVTQLKELRKQQQMMLEKKMLGEDSDEEEVDTAEKKRNTSNQDDEMGCTWGMGEDAVEDEAEENPIVLEFQQEREAFYIKDPKKALQGFFDREGEELEYEFDEQGHSTWLCRVRLPVDDSTGKQLVAEAIHSGKKKEAMIQCSLEACRILDTLGLLRQEAVSRKRKAKNWEDEDFYDSDDDTFLDRTGLVEKKRLNRMKKAGKIDEKPETFESLVAKLNDAEKELSEISEKLKASSKALSESPSQDSLDAFMSEMKSGSALDGVSRKKLHLRTFELRKEQQRLKGLIKIVKPAEIPELKKTESQPTDVENKAKKLTLPLFGAMKGGSKFKLKTGTVGKLPPKRPELPPALMRMKDEPEVEEEEEEEEEEDERENEGDERGKMEAGSSRLQQETEPEDAVQEARPATDLMCSKETKTHENMSQLSQVEQNKDYQEISETAASCEEPSASENEYEKNRDELKTKKAPGPGKLPATLSSKYPEDDPDYCVWVPPEGQSGDGRTHLNDKYGY